One part of the Streptomyces ferrugineus genome encodes these proteins:
- a CDS encoding 1-aminocyclopropane-1-carboxylate deaminase produces MSLSSYDRYPLLFGPSPVHPLERLTAHLGGASLWAKREDCNSGVAYGGNKTRKLEYLVADALAKGCDTLVSIGGVQSNHTRQVAAVAARAGLKCVLIQESWVDWPDSVYDKVGNILVSRLAGADVRLVRAGFGIGFKESWEQALREVEESGGKPYAIPAGASDHPLGGLGFAGWAYEVAEQERQSGVFFDTVVVCSVTGSTQAGMVAGFAALEEAGGRPRRVIGIDASAKPESTREQIARIAGNTGRLIGVKRELTEADVELDERYHAGVYGIPDEPTLEAMRLAARTEGMVTDPVYEGKSMAGMIDLVSRGEIGRESTVLYAHLGGQPALNAYSALF; encoded by the coding sequence ATGTCCCTTTCCTCGTACGACCGCTACCCCCTGCTCTTCGGCCCCTCGCCGGTCCATCCGCTGGAGCGCCTCACCGCCCACCTCGGCGGCGCCTCGCTCTGGGCGAAGCGCGAGGACTGCAACTCCGGTGTCGCCTACGGCGGCAACAAGACCCGCAAGCTGGAGTACCTGGTCGCCGACGCGCTCGCCAAGGGGTGCGACACGCTCGTCTCGATCGGCGGTGTGCAGTCCAACCACACCCGCCAGGTCGCCGCCGTGGCTGCCCGCGCCGGTCTCAAGTGCGTGCTGATCCAGGAGAGCTGGGTGGACTGGCCCGACTCCGTCTACGACAAGGTCGGCAACATCCTCGTCAGCCGCCTCGCCGGAGCCGATGTCCGACTGGTGCGCGCCGGGTTCGGGATCGGCTTCAAGGAGAGCTGGGAGCAGGCGCTGCGGGAGGTGGAGGAGTCCGGCGGCAAGCCGTACGCCATCCCCGCCGGCGCCTCCGACCATCCGCTGGGCGGCCTCGGGTTCGCCGGGTGGGCGTACGAAGTCGCCGAGCAGGAGCGGCAGTCGGGGGTCTTCTTCGACACGGTGGTCGTGTGCTCGGTGACCGGCTCCACCCAGGCGGGCATGGTCGCCGGCTTCGCCGCCCTGGAGGAGGCCGGCGGCCGTCCGCGCCGGGTCATCGGCATCGACGCCTCGGCCAAGCCCGAGTCCACCCGTGAGCAGATCGCCCGGATCGCCGGGAACACCGGCCGACTCATCGGTGTCAAGCGCGAGTTGACCGAGGCCGACGTCGAGCTCGACGAGCGGTACCACGCGGGCGTCTACGGCATCCCGGACGAGCCCACCCTGGAGGCGATGCGGCTGGCGGCGCGGACCGAGGGCATGGTCACCGACCCCGTCTACGAGGGCAAGTCGATGGCCGGGATGATCGACCTGGTCTCGCGCGGGGAGATCGGGCGGGAGTCGACGGTGCTGTACGCCCACCTCGGCGGGCAGCCGGCGCTGAACGCGTACAGCGCGCTGTTCTAG
- a CDS encoding LacI family DNA-binding transcriptional regulator translates to MHSVLADDQQREPSVDQPDGTRRRATIHDVARLAGVSRQTVSRAVNDKGEIDPATKERVLEAARLLDYRPSRFARGLVQKGTVAVGLVIPDLMNPFFPEVAAGVLEAAEQRGWQVVVWDSRIDESREREALDVLSHQADAVVGYFKSPDDVLARHLGGVPLVLLERGPQQTRFAAVGIDAAAGLEQGMAHLVGAGHRGIGMLDGVHGPGPRRQAFLEQARRHGLPVDDGWTELCDEHSVAGGEAGMERLLDRRPEITAVFGFNDLMAVGAMRAARRRGRRVPDDLAVLGFDGLSLGELVEPALTTLHLDKRRLGRLAVEQVARLRAGEEPMSGADAWVIPELVVRASA, encoded by the coding sequence GTGCACAGCGTGTTGGCGGACGATCAGCAGCGGGAGCCGAGTGTCGACCAGCCCGACGGCACCCGCCGCCGGGCCACGATCCATGACGTCGCCCGGCTGGCCGGAGTGTCACGTCAGACGGTCTCCCGCGCGGTCAACGACAAAGGCGAGATCGACCCGGCCACCAAGGAACGGGTGCTGGAGGCGGCGCGGCTGCTGGACTACCGCCCAAGCCGTTTCGCGCGCGGCCTCGTGCAGAAGGGGACCGTGGCGGTGGGACTGGTGATTCCGGATCTGATGAATCCGTTCTTCCCCGAGGTCGCCGCCGGCGTGCTGGAGGCGGCCGAGCAGCGCGGGTGGCAGGTCGTGGTGTGGGATTCCCGCATCGACGAGAGCAGGGAGCGCGAGGCGCTCGACGTGCTCTCCCACCAGGCGGACGCGGTCGTGGGCTACTTCAAGAGCCCGGACGACGTGCTCGCCCGCCACCTCGGTGGGGTGCCGCTGGTGCTGCTGGAGCGCGGCCCGCAGCAGACCCGCTTCGCGGCCGTGGGGATCGACGCCGCCGCAGGGCTCGAACAGGGTATGGCGCACCTGGTGGGGGCGGGGCACCGCGGGATCGGCATGCTGGACGGCGTGCATGGCCCCGGTCCGCGCCGGCAGGCCTTCCTGGAGCAGGCCCGGCGGCACGGTCTGCCCGTGGACGACGGTTGGACGGAGCTGTGCGACGAGCACAGCGTGGCCGGGGGTGAGGCCGGCATGGAGCGACTGCTCGACAGACGGCCCGAGATCACCGCGGTGTTCGGCTTCAACGACCTCATGGCCGTCGGCGCGATGCGCGCCGCCCGGCGCCGGGGGCGGCGGGTCCCGGACGATCTGGCCGTCCTGGGCTTCGACGGACTGTCGCTGGGCGAGCTGGTGGAGCCCGCCCTGACCACCCTGCACCTCGACAAGCGGCGGCTCGGCCGACTGGCCGTCGAGCAGGTGGCCCGGCTGAGGGCGGGCGAGGAGCCGATGAGCGGCGCGGATGCCTGGGTCATTCCCGAGCTGGTCGTGCGGGCCTCCGCCTGA